Within the candidate division KSB1 bacterium genome, the region TGTGATGAGCAATCGATCACGATCGATCGGCTTGGTAATAAAATCGTAAGCCCCTAATTTCATCGAACGGACGGCGCGCTCGATCGTCCCGTGGCCTGACATCATGACTACTGGAATTCGAGGATCAAATTCCTTAACCCGCTTTAATGTCTCGATCCCGTCGATCCCTGGCATCTGAATATCCATGAGGATCAGATCTGGCAATTGTTCTCTAATATATTTTAAACATGCTTCGCCATTTATCACCGTGGTAACTTCGTATTGTTTTTCCAGTGATAGGATGCTTTTTACCAGCGTGCTGATGCTTTTATCATCATCCACGGCTAAGATGTTATATATTCTTCCTGTCGTCTCTGTCACCTTTCGCTCCTATTCAAATCCTACAATTCATTCTGGACATATAATAACAAAAATAATTCAATTTTTCAAGCTTTTTTTTCATATTAAAAATTCATATTTTCACTAAGGCTTCAGAAAAATGAATTATATCATAAAAAGAAAATAAAATGCTTTTGGGCTGATTGACAAAGATTGCCATTTCAATCGAATAACTCGCGCGTTCTTATTTGCAAGACTTCGGCAGAAAAGGACTTGTCTATTTAAAAATGCCTCATCCAAAATGAGCTCAAAAGAAATTTAAGACTTTTAGCATACTGGTTGTTGATAATCGCTCTAAGCTTTCCTATCGATAGAAGCAATATTCGATGTCATCTCAGACATATAATAATTGAACAAATTTGCTATTTGATGGTGGCGCTGATCTGAAAATATGGTTTAAATTATAGTGATTGAAGGCTAAACGCGTTTCCACTTGCTTTAGAAAATCTGCTAAGTGTCATTGTATCGCTTTGAGTTATCAGCTTCTTTCAAAAAAAGCCAGCGACCTATCTAAAGTCATTTGTGCTTCGGCAGTTAATCGGATCTCAATGGTCAAATAGAAGAATTGCTGATTTGGGTTTAAAATTGGTAGTAATCGAACAAAATCTTTTTCCGTAGTGAGAATGAGATCGATGTCGAGTTGCTCCGATAGTTGCATGATGGAATCAATATCGGATATGGTAAATTGGTAATGATCTTTATAACATTTATGATGAACGATCACTCCACCGAGTGACTGAACTGTCCTTTCGAAGGATAATGGGTTTGCGATGCCAGAAAATAAAAGCACTCGTTTTTCACGTATCGCACTTGCTTCAAATTGTTGATCGGCTGAACTTTTGACGATCGCAGCCGGCTGATGTATGCTTGTGATAATTGGACTCTGACTATGGTTACGAATTTGCTGGATCAACTTTTCTAAATTTTTGGCTTGATCAACTCGGGATAGCCAGATTAGATCGGCGCGGGACAGGCTGCTAATCGGCTCTCGCAAAAAGCCAGCCGGGAGCAGATAGCCAGAACCAAAACCCACGCTGGCATCGATCAGGACGATATCTAAGTTCCGTTTTAGCCGGCGATGCTGGAATCCGTCGTCAAGCAAAATGAAATCTGGGTGAAAATTTTGTTGGATAAATTCAGCACCTTTAACCCGATCCGCTTCAACAACTACTGGGATTGTAGGAAGCTGA harbors:
- the lpxK gene encoding tetraacyldisaccharide 4'-kinase, which translates into the protein MNIFKYRGWQRGLLPLSLLYGLVIWIRNRLYDKEILRSIKIENCQIISVGNISVGGTGKTPVISFLAKYLAKRGFKVAVLSRGYGRKSQGTIVVSDGKNLMTDVKQGGDEPYLLARQLPTIPVVVEADRVKGAEFIQQNFHPDFILLDDGFQHRRLKRNLDIVLIDASVGFGSGYLLPAGFLREPISSLSRADLIWLSRVDQAKNLEKLIQQIRNHSQSPIITSIHQPAAIVKSSADQQFEASAIREKRVLLFSGIANPLSFERTVQSLGGVIVHHKCYKDHYQFTISDIDSIMQLSEQLDIDLILTTEKDFVRLLPILNPNQQFFYLTIEIRLTAEAQMTLDRSLAFFERS